A stretch of Dromaius novaehollandiae isolate bDroNov1 chromosome 8, bDroNov1.hap1, whole genome shotgun sequence DNA encodes these proteins:
- the PRKAA2 gene encoding 5'-AMP-activated protein kinase catalytic subunit alpha-2 yields the protein MAEKQKHDGRVKIGHYVLGDTLGVGTFGKVKIGEHQLTGHKVAVKILNRQKIRSLDVVGKIKREIQNLKLFRHPHIIKLYQVISTPTDFFMVMEYVSGGELFDYICKHGRVEEAEARRLFQQILSAVDYCHRHMVVHRDLKPENVLLDAHMNAKIADFGLSNMMSDGEFLRTSCGSPNYAAPEVISGRLYAGPEVDIWSCGVILYALLCGTLPFDDEHVPTLFKKIRGGVFYIPEYLNRSVATLLMHMLQVDPLKRATIKDIREHEWFKEELPSYLFPEDPSYDATVIDDDAVREVCEKFECTESEVMNSLYSGDPQDQLAVAYHLIIDNRRIMNQASEFYLASSPPTGSFMDDSAMHIPPGVKPHPERMPPLIADSPKARCPLDALNTTKPKPLTVKKAKWHLGIRSQSKPYDIMAEVYRAMKQLDFEWKVVNSYHLRVRRKNPVTGNYVKMSLQLYQVDNRSYLLDFKSIDDDVTEQRSGSSTPQRSCSAAGLHRPRLSIDGAAAECPSLMGSLSGSFVGSLPAVPPRLGSHTMDFFEMCASLIMALAR from the exons ATGGCCGAGAAGCAGAAGCACGACGGGCGGGTGAAGATCGGCCACTACGTGCTGGGCGACACGCTGGGGGTCGGCACCTTCGGCAAAGTCAAGA TCGGAGAACACCAGCTGACGGGGCACAAAGTCGCCGTGAAAATCCTGAACAGGCAGAAAATACGCAGCCTGGATGTGGTTGGGAAAATCAAACGAGAAATTCAAAACCTGAAGCTCTTCCGGCACCCCCATATTATCAAACT GTACCAGGTCATCAGCACTCCAACCGACTTCTTCATGGTGATGGAGTACGTGTCTGGCGGGGAATTATTTGATTACATCTGCAAGCACGGGCGG GTTGAAGAGGCAGAGGCCAGGCGCCTCTTCCAGCAGATCCTCTCCGCGGTGGATTACTGCCACAGGCACATGGTTGTCCACAGAGACCTGAAACCGGAGAACGTGCTGCTGGACGCGCACATGAATGCGAAGATAGCCGATTTTG GCTTGTCCAACATGATGTCGGATGGCGAATTTCTACGAACCAGCTGTGGTTCCCCAAATTACGCGGCCCCCGAAGTCATCTCTGGAAG GTTGTACGCCGGCCCGGAGGTGGACATCTGGAGCTGCGGCGTTATCCTCTACGCCCTCCTCTGCGGCACGCTCCCCTTTGACGACGAGCACGTCCCCACCCTCTTCAAGAAGATCCGGGGCGGCGTGTTTTACATCCCGGAATACCTCAATCGCTCGGTCGCCACTCTCCTCATGCACATGCTGCAGGTCGACCCACTCAAACGAGCAACCATCAAGGACATCAG GGAACACGAGTGGTTTAAAGAAGAGCTGCCCAGTTACCTCTTCCCGGAGGATCCTTCCTACGACGCCACCGTCATCGACGACGACGCGGTTCGGGAAGTCTGCGAGAAGTTCGAGTGCACCGAGTCGGAGGTGATGAACAGCCTGTACAGCGGCGACCCGCAGGACCAGCTGGCGGTCGCCTACCACCTGATCATCGACAACCGGCGGATCATGAACCAAGCCAGCGAGTTCTACCTGGCCTCCAGCCCTCCCACCGGCTCCTTCATGGACGACAGCGCCATGCACATCCCGCCCGGCGTGAAGCCGCACCCCGAGCGCATGCCGCCTCTGATAGCGGACAGCCCCAAAGCACGGTGCCCGTTGGATGCCCTCAACACTACCAAGCCCAAACCCTTGACTGTCAAAAAGGCCAAGTGGCACCTGGGAATCCGCAGCCAAAGCAAACCCTATGACATTATGGCTGAAGTGTACCGCGCGATGAAACAGCTGGATTTTGAGTGGAAG GTGGTGAACTCCTACCATCTCAGAGTGCGTCGGAAGAACCCGGTGACGGGCAACTACGTGAAAATGAGTTTACAGCTCTACCAGGTTGACAACCGCAGCTACCTTTTGGACTTTAAAAGCATCGACG ATGACGTGACGGAGCAGCGGTCGGGCTCGTCCACGCCGCAGCGGTCGTGCTCGGCCGCCGGCTTGCACCGGCCGCGGCTGAGCATCGACGGCGCCGCCGCCGAGTGCCCGTCGCTGATGGGCTCGCTGAGCGGCTCCTTCGTGGGCAGCCTGCCCGCCGTGCCGCCGCGCCTGGGCAGCCACACCATGGACTTCTTCGAGATGTGCGCCAGCCTCATCATGGCCCTGGCGCGCTGA